A window of Candidatus Saccharibacteria bacterium contains these coding sequences:
- a CDS encoding 2,3-diphosphoglycerate-dependent phosphoglycerate mutase: MAYLVLVRHGQSEWNALGLWTGQEDVPLTEQGKLEARAAAEHLREIELHKAHTSSLSRTQQTLHEIKEALAHTELDTTSHDALNERHYGEFQAKNKWEIRDTIGEEEFTKLRRNWDHPVPGGETLKDVHDRVLPYYEQHILEDLKVGKNVIVSAHGNTLRALMKHLDQVADDEVHRLEIGTGEVHVYEINEDGSVISKEIKAPGGHA; this comes from the coding sequence ATGGCCTACCTTGTCCTCGTCCGCCACGGCCAGTCAGAGTGGAACGCCCTGGGTCTATGGACCGGCCAGGAAGACGTGCCGCTGACTGAGCAGGGCAAGCTGGAGGCGCGGGCTGCCGCCGAGCACCTGCGTGAGATCGAGCTGCACAAGGCCCATACTTCCAGCCTCAGCCGCACCCAGCAGACCCTGCACGAAATCAAGGAAGCCCTGGCTCATACCGAACTGGACACCACCAGCCACGACGCCCTCAACGAGCGCCACTACGGCGAGTTCCAGGCCAAGAACAAATGGGAAATCCGCGACACGATCGGTGAGGAGGAGTTTACCAAGCTGCGCCGCAACTGGGACCACCCGGTGCCAGGCGGCGAAACCCTCAAGGATGTCCATGACCGCGTCCTTCCCTACTATGAGCAGCACATCCTGGAGGATTTGAAGGTCGGCAAGAACGTCATCGTCTCCGCCCATGGCAACACGCTCCGGGCCTTGATGAAGCACCTTGATCAGGTGGCCGACGATGAGGTGCATCGGTTGGAGATCGGTACCGGTGAAGTGCACGTCTACGAGATCAATGAGGACGGCAGCGTCATCAGTAAGGAGATCAAGGCGCCCGGCGGGCACGCCTGA
- the eno gene encoding phosphopyruvate hydratase: MNIADIRARQILDSRGNPTVEADVILEDGTLGRAAVPSGASTGSHEAIELRDNDEWFGGKSVLNAVAGVNGEIRDALIGHDVTNQAGIDHLMIELDGTENKGRLGANAILAVSLAVARAAAQARKQPLYRYVSELAGNDTLTLPLPMMNIINGGKHAAGSTDIQEFMIMPVGAETFSDCLRMGAEIFQALGKVLKANGYGTTVGDEGGYAPAVRSGNAEALELIKEAVEKAGYSLGKDVVLALDVASTELIEDGKYQLKTEGKALDSQEMVAFYRDLTSRFPIRSIEDGLGEDDWDGWKALTHELGGQAQLVGDDLLVTNTKFLQRGIDEKAANAILIKVNQIGSLTETIEAVKMAHDAGWKAVMSHRSGETEDVTIAHLAVGLNTGQIKTGSLSRTDRVAKYNELLRIEEELGNKAVFAGRSAISRYTKKYDPPVNPTDGEVA, translated from the coding sequence ATGAACATAGCAGATATCCGCGCCCGCCAGATTCTCGACAGCCGCGGCAACCCCACCGTCGAAGCCGACGTCATCCTTGAGGACGGCACCCTTGGACGCGCCGCCGTCCCGTCCGGCGCCAGCACCGGCAGCCATGAGGCAATCGAGCTGCGCGACAATGATGAGTGGTTCGGCGGCAAGAGCGTCCTCAACGCCGTCGCCGGCGTCAACGGCGAGATCCGCGATGCACTGATCGGCCACGATGTTACCAACCAGGCCGGCATTGACCACCTGATGATCGAACTTGACGGCACCGAGAACAAGGGCCGCCTGGGTGCCAATGCCATCCTGGCCGTCTCGCTGGCCGTTGCCCGCGCCGCCGCACAGGCCCGCAAGCAGCCACTCTACCGCTACGTCTCCGAGCTGGCCGGCAACGACACGCTTACCTTGCCCCTGCCGATGATGAACATCATCAACGGCGGCAAGCACGCCGCCGGCAGCACCGACATTCAGGAGTTCATGATCATGCCCGTGGGCGCCGAGACCTTCAGTGACTGCCTGCGCATGGGCGCTGAAATCTTCCAAGCACTTGGCAAGGTACTCAAGGCCAACGGCTACGGCACCACCGTCGGTGACGAAGGCGGCTACGCTCCGGCCGTCCGCAGCGGCAACGCCGAAGCGCTTGAACTCATCAAAGAGGCGGTCGAAAAAGCTGGCTACAGCCTTGGCAAAGATGTCGTCCTGGCGCTCGACGTCGCCAGTACTGAGTTGATCGAAGACGGCAAGTACCAGCTCAAGACCGAGGGCAAAGCCCTGGACAGCCAGGAAATGGTCGCCTTCTACCGCGATCTGACCAGCCGCTTCCCCATCCGCTCCATCGAAGACGGCTTGGGCGAGGACGACTGGGACGGCTGGAAGGCGCTTACCCATGAGCTGGGCGGCCAGGCACAGCTGGTCGGCGATGACCTGCTGGTCACCAACACTAAATTCTTGCAGCGCGGCATCGATGAAAAAGCCGCCAACGCCATTCTCATCAAGGTCAACCAGATCGGCAGCCTGACTGAGACCATCGAGGCCGTCAAGATGGCCCACGACGCCGGCTGGAAGGCCGTCATGAGCCACCGCTCCGGCGAGACCGAAGACGTTACCATCGCCCATTTGGCCGTCGGTCTCAACACCGGCCAGATCAAGACCGGCAGCCTGAGCCGCACCGACCGCGTCGCCAAGTACAATGAGCTGCTGCGCATTGAAGAAGAGCTGGGTAACAAAGCAGTATTTGCCGGGCGTTCAGCGATCAGCAGGTACACGAAGAAGTACGACCCTCCGGTCAACCCGACCGACGGAGAGGTGGCCTAG
- a CDS encoding trypsin-like peptidase domain-containing protein has product MPTTIEQLYSDTNNSVFQLTTVVMGSEIGSGSAFLTDKGLLTADHCVELPHNAQLFVRRGTETLWILTAAEVQARITHQSNKDEHDYALISLSGAPDIMDGPLLKLEPVALPHIGRQVAFLGYPFGTNTLQFSVGYVSSVETQSGVGIIRIDGSVNSGNSGGPLLDIASGKLLGIVTRTETGLIKQQFDQLLEAFQQDIQLLQRVQQGPSRMFISGIDPNQALLATVTSMNILAQNIKRSSNVGIGYAFSTNHLAELLRLEADTS; this is encoded by the coding sequence ATGCCAACCACCATTGAGCAATTATATAGCGACACTAACAACTCAGTTTTCCAGCTGACTACGGTTGTCATGGGCAGCGAGATCGGGTCGGGTTCTGCATTCCTAACCGACAAAGGCTTGCTAACCGCAGACCACTGCGTCGAACTTCCCCACAACGCCCAGCTTTTCGTACGACGAGGCACAGAAACATTATGGATTCTAACCGCTGCTGAAGTACAAGCTAGAATTACGCATCAAAGCAATAAAGATGAACATGACTACGCCCTAATATCGCTAAGTGGCGCTCCAGACATCATGGATGGTCCGCTCCTCAAACTAGAGCCTGTTGCACTGCCTCATATTGGGCGGCAAGTTGCATTCTTGGGTTACCCGTTCGGTACAAACACGCTGCAATTTTCCGTAGGGTATGTCTCTTCTGTTGAAACTCAATCTGGCGTTGGAATAATTAGGATTGATGGCAGCGTAAACTCTGGCAATAGTGGAGGCCCGCTACTCGACATAGCTAGCGGCAAACTTTTAGGCATAGTAACACGGACGGAAACTGGATTAATCAAGCAGCAATTTGATCAACTACTGGAAGCATTTCAGCAAGATATACAGCTCCTCCAAAGGGTTCAACAAGGGCCAAGCAGGATGTTTATTTCAGGAATTGATCCAAATCAGGCACTGTTAGCAACGGTTACGTCAATGAATATTCTCGCGCAAAACATCAAACGCTCTAGCAATGTTGGTATTGGGTATGCCTTCTCAACCAACCATCTGGCTGAGCTATTGCGCCTCGAGGCCGACACATCCTAA
- the nusB gene encoding transcription antitermination factor NusB, which produces MASNRHLGRILALQSLYELDFRSEFPQSELDVEEVLDRNVSRYDKTLDDKSFVRKLVYGVFDDTARLDAVLQPIAPEWPIEQIARIDKCILRMALYELLDTDEAYAVPPKVVINEAVELAKAFGSDNSSKFVNGVLGTAYRNLVGADDKPAAAATATTKPDTPEEGTDEKADD; this is translated from the coding sequence TTGGCATCAAACCGTCATCTCGGCCGCATTCTCGCCCTGCAGAGTCTTTACGAACTGGACTTCCGGTCTGAATTCCCGCAGAGCGAGCTCGACGTCGAGGAAGTACTGGACCGCAACGTCAGCCGTTACGACAAGACGCTGGACGACAAATCATTCGTCCGCAAACTGGTCTACGGTGTGTTTGATGATACCGCGCGGCTGGACGCCGTACTGCAGCCGATCGCACCTGAATGGCCGATAGAGCAGATTGCCCGGATCGACAAATGCATCCTGCGCATGGCGCTGTACGAGCTGCTGGACACCGACGAGGCTTACGCGGTACCGCCAAAGGTAGTCATCAATGAAGCTGTCGAGCTGGCCAAGGCCTTCGGCTCTGATAACTCATCGAAGTTCGTCAACGGCGTCCTGGGTACCGCCTACCGCAACCTGGTCGGCGCCGACGACAAGCCGGCCGCTGCTGCCACTGCAACCACCAAGCCGGACACACCGGAAGAGGGTACGGACGAGAAGGCGGACGACTAG
- a CDS encoding NUDIX domain-containing protein: MKPNLDRFEKFKKYFSRRKPLIQEVVRETTAGGIVFRRRDGQVQILLTQDAKDRWTIAKGHVEDGEVTRETAEREIQEETGLKEMRILDWLGKINFRYRRQNSLVLMTMHVYLVQAKGDTDKLKKEEWMNGIGWFGVPEALDKIEYEDIGKLILLAMKKIRQGNL; this comes from the coding sequence ATGAAGCCTAACCTCGACCGGTTTGAGAAGTTTAAAAAGTACTTTAGCCGCCGCAAGCCCCTCATCCAGGAGGTTGTCCGCGAGACGACCGCCGGTGGCATCGTTTTCCGACGTCGTGACGGGCAGGTCCAGATCCTTCTGACGCAGGACGCCAAAGACCGCTGGACCATCGCCAAAGGTCACGTGGAGGACGGCGAGGTCACGCGGGAGACCGCCGAGCGCGAAATTCAGGAAGAAACCGGTCTTAAGGAGATGCGCATCCTTGATTGGCTGGGCAAAATCAACTTCCGGTATCGCCGCCAGAACAGCCTGGTCCTGATGACCATGCATGTCTACCTGGTACAGGCCAAGGGCGATACTGATAAGCTCAAAAAAGAAGAGTGGATGAACGGTATCGGTTGGTTCGGGGTGCCCGAAGCACTTGATAAGATTGAATATGAAGATATCGGCAAGCTCATCCTGCTTGCCATGAAGAAGATCCGTCAGGGCAACCTGTAG
- the rnc gene encoding ribonuclease III, giving the protein MDVTPYQQFAEEKLGGRFDNIDLLVTAFTHRSYVNEHKKSTTQHNERLEFLGDAVLELVVTEALYANYSEPEGILTNWRAALVRTESISAAASRIGFMPLMRLSRGEKQGSERAKQQILANAFEAVTGALYLERGYDAAKTFITDHILSTLGGILETGSWRDSKSHLQEVAQSIDGFTPQYRVLHEEGPDHDKVFTLGVFVGDKLLGRGEGPSKQFAQQKAAEAALVYYKQIDKTAKSS; this is encoded by the coding sequence ATGGACGTCACGCCGTACCAGCAGTTCGCAGAGGAGAAGCTGGGTGGGCGTTTTGACAACATTGATCTGCTGGTGACGGCATTCACGCACCGCAGCTATGTCAATGAACATAAGAAAAGCACTACCCAGCACAATGAGCGGCTGGAATTCTTAGGTGACGCCGTGCTGGAGCTGGTGGTCACCGAAGCCCTGTATGCCAACTACAGCGAGCCGGAAGGTATTCTTACCAACTGGCGGGCCGCCCTGGTGCGCACCGAAAGCATCAGTGCCGCCGCCAGCCGGATCGGCTTCATGCCGCTGATGCGTCTGAGCCGGGGCGAGAAGCAGGGCAGTGAGCGCGCCAAGCAGCAGATTCTGGCGAATGCATTTGAGGCGGTGACCGGAGCGCTGTACCTGGAGCGTGGCTATGACGCTGCGAAGACCTTTATTACCGACCATATCCTTTCGACGCTGGGCGGTATTTTGGAGACAGGCAGCTGGCGCGACAGTAAATCGCATTTGCAGGAAGTGGCCCAGAGTATCGACGGCTTCACCCCGCAGTACCGGGTGTTGCACGAGGAAGGCCCGGACCACGACAAGGTCTTTACGCTCGGTGTCTTCGTCGGCGACAAGCTGCTCGGCCGCGGCGAAGGCCCCTCCAAGCAGTTTGCCCAGCAAAAGGCCGCCGAAGCCGCGCTGGTATACTATAAACAGATTGACAAGACGGCAAAAAGTAGTTAA
- the rpsP gene encoding 30S ribosomal protein S16: MLAIRLQRLGRKALPVYRLAVQESKRHPSSGRVVAYVGSYNPHTKATTLDAEKINFYLKNGAQPTERVARLLANEKIELPSWVKQASARTSAVRNPDKLRKHQPAPEAEAEAEEAPAEA, from the coding sequence ATGCTCGCAATTCGTTTGCAACGCCTGGGCCGCAAGGCTCTCCCTGTCTACCGCCTGGCGGTCCAAGAATCTAAGCGCCACCCTTCGAGCGGCCGCGTCGTCGCGTACGTGGGCAGCTACAACCCGCACACCAAGGCGACCACCCTGGACGCTGAGAAGATCAACTTCTACCTGAAGAACGGTGCCCAGCCGACCGAGCGTGTCGCCCGCCTGTTGGCCAACGAAAAGATCGAACTGCCGTCATGGGTCAAGCAGGCATCGGCCCGCACCTCTGCCGTCCGCAACCCCGACAAGCTGCGCAAGCACCAGCCAGCTCCGGAGGCCGAAGCCGAAGCCGAAGAAGCTCCAGCGGAAGCATAG
- a CDS encoding KH domain-containing protein — protein sequence MTSIDQQFIEYIVKSLVSRPDDVIVERSIDEKGVLLVLTVHPEDLGRVIGRRGTTAQSLRTLLRALGTKNDARYNLKIVDTDNLGEGGEAGDGERQGRTAYESDAAEAEPGAAVEEPSKLAAKTRKELADLDDLDI from the coding sequence ATGACCAGTATCGACCAGCAATTCATAGAATACATCGTTAAATCGCTCGTAAGCCGCCCCGATGACGTTATCGTAGAACGTAGCATTGATGAGAAGGGGGTCCTGCTTGTGCTGACCGTCCACCCCGAAGACCTGGGGCGTGTCATCGGCCGCCGCGGCACAACCGCCCAAAGCCTGCGCACCCTGCTGCGCGCCCTTGGCACGAAGAATGATGCCCGCTACAACCTGAAGATCGTCGACACCGACAACCTGGGCGAGGGCGGAGAAGCCGGTGATGGCGAACGCCAGGGTCGTACTGCCTATGAATCCGACGCCGCCGAAGCCGAACCGGGGGCAGCTGTGGAAGAACCAAGCAAATTGGCTGCAAAAACCCGAAAAGAGCTTGCAGATTTGGACGACTTGGATATATAA
- the trmD gene encoding tRNA (guanosine(37)-N1)-methyltransferase TrmD has product MTHKQTPRIIQTISLFPDMFDGVLNKSMMWKAQDRGIVAFQHHNLRDYGLGPRRQVDDTPYGGGDGMLLMPEPLFAAIEAAKAVDPEALVVLPTPRGERWRQPAAQVIADDGRGLIFVCARYEGYDERVTTLVDRQISIGDFVLTGGELPAMMIIDSVVRLLPGVLGGETSAVIESFSDGDNLEFPQYTRPAEFRGLQVPEVLLNGNHAAIAAWRAEQSK; this is encoded by the coding sequence ATGACCCACAAACAGACACCACGCATCATCCAGACCATCTCTTTGTTCCCCGACATGTTCGACGGCGTCCTGAACAAAAGCATGATGTGGAAGGCTCAAGATCGCGGCATCGTCGCGTTCCAGCATCATAATCTGCGTGATTATGGCCTTGGCCCGCGCCGTCAGGTAGACGATACGCCGTACGGCGGAGGGGATGGCATGCTGTTGATGCCGGAACCATTGTTTGCTGCTATTGAGGCTGCCAAGGCGGTTGATCCTGAAGCACTGGTGGTGCTGCCGACGCCGCGCGGAGAACGCTGGCGCCAGCCGGCCGCCCAGGTGATAGCTGATGATGGGCGGGGCCTTATCTTCGTCTGTGCACGGTATGAAGGCTACGACGAACGCGTGACCACACTGGTCGACCGTCAAATCAGCATCGGTGATTTTGTGCTGACGGGCGGCGAGCTGCCGGCCATGATGATCATTGACAGCGTGGTGCGGCTGCTGCCGGGCGTGCTGGGCGGTGAGACCTCGGCGGTGATTGAGAGCTTCAGTGACGGCGACAACCTTGAATTCCCGCAATATACCCGTCCGGCTGAATTCCGCGGCCTGCAGGTACCCGAGGTACTCTTAAACGGCAACCACGCCGCGATTGCGGCGTGGCGGGCGGAGCAAAGCAAGTAG
- a CDS encoding glycoside hydrolase family 6 protein has translation MNNIHSPSTDVFNDEPQVEAAANRLATPRPHGRLVRVGAAVLCCFIAAGCMRDGGTTDAAPQDNRPNAPQTAPYYLDTDSDYYRNLGKALGYTDDPFTRANIERLQQTPVAEWLAGTDEQTYAQLDRILPASAEAGAVPLLVAYKIPNRDHLGGESKGGNGSADEYLAWVDTVSDKIGDAPAVLVYEPDAIAAAVQMINDGDNEGKDERVKMINTALTTFKDNNANLAIYVDVGHSDWLNTDEELAQLTGLLDEIDPDGDLITGLAFNVSNQMSTEANTAYAEQIKERMGRDFYAIIDVSMNGAPGTDQIKEWCNPKGEKLGTADDAIFDAQAAVEQAFIKTPGQSDGRCGTSEEAAGVFDGALLQRQASKPE, from the coding sequence ATGAACAATATACATTCCCCGTCCACGGACGTTTTTAATGATGAACCGCAGGTCGAGGCCGCTGCCAACCGTCTTGCTACCCCACGCCCTCACGGACGCCTCGTACGGGTTGGCGCTGCCGTTCTTTGCTGCTTTATCGCAGCCGGCTGCATGCGCGACGGCGGCACGACTGACGCCGCCCCTCAGGACAACCGCCCCAACGCCCCACAGACCGCCCCCTATTACCTGGACACCGACAGCGACTACTACCGCAACTTAGGCAAAGCCCTCGGCTACACCGACGACCCCTTCACCCGTGCCAACATCGAGCGCCTCCAACAGACCCCGGTCGCCGAATGGCTGGCCGGCACCGACGAACAGACCTACGCCCAGCTCGACCGCATCCTGCCCGCCAGCGCCGAGGCTGGCGCCGTACCGCTATTGGTCGCCTACAAGATTCCAAACCGTGACCACCTGGGCGGCGAGTCGAAAGGTGGCAACGGCAGTGCCGATGAGTACCTGGCCTGGGTAGATACTGTCAGCGACAAGATCGGTGACGCCCCTGCCGTGTTGGTATACGAACCTGACGCTATCGCTGCTGCGGTCCAGATGATCAATGACGGTGATAACGAGGGTAAGGATGAGCGTGTCAAAATGATCAATACCGCCCTCACCACATTTAAAGATAATAACGCCAATCTAGCCATCTATGTCGATGTCGGGCACAGTGACTGGCTCAACACCGATGAGGAGTTGGCACAGCTTACCGGCCTGTTGGATGAGATCGACCCGGACGGCGATCTTATCACTGGCCTGGCCTTCAACGTCTCCAACCAGATGTCCACCGAAGCAAATACCGCCTACGCTGAACAAATCAAAGAACGGATGGGCCGCGACTTCTACGCCATCATCGACGTCAGCATGAACGGTGCCCCTGGTACGGACCAGATCAAAGAGTGGTGCAACCCGAAAGGTGAAAAACTCGGCACTGCCGATGATGCCATCTTTGACGCCCAGGCAGCCGTCGAGCAGGCCTTCATCAAGACGCCCGGCCAGTCTGACGGCCGCTGCGGCACCAGCGAAGAAGCTGCCGGTGTCTTTGACGGCGCCCTGCTGCAGCGCCAGGCTTCAAAGCCGGAGTAG
- a CDS encoding glycosyltransferase, giving the protein MNTPWDGSFEDCPKGRITGDAVETIDNRVKFRRLDGRKRSWLLTILIGLINAGMDAVFVWWLFFMEHDTTGLIDEDTVLNGWHDASFSLAVIIECIRLINIVSMTVSTILARVPLLLRPEAGLRAALFITFVPSSEDIGILERTLRAAKCVRHRTKVDKNGVVRGVFDIYVLDEQNDPTAPYAVQELIARLNRELPGNRIIYFSRKGIEKYNQKKGPFEAKTKFGNINACFHWVNETVAEKYDVLMGVDPDHAPVMSFGERMLGYFRDSGVVCVVGPQTYYNATHNYIAALSESQQFVFHSLMQPAANAHGAAMMVGTSYAIRWAILERIGGIQASITEDAATTFALLSTPDPLTGKRGNIYYTPDVLAHGDGPDTWGAYFSQQNRWSRGVFELLIGPFWASLWGLIRKPWRLVHYFMLMSFYPAMSIIWIVGAINMTIYVISGASSVIVDPLAWLVFYGWAACSQIVTYTRSRKHNVSPYEEEGSWGIGGMLMSVLASPIYANALLKTIFRRPAKFVVTPKGGQSSGDSLFTFRINLIWGAIYGGLAVACYLRGFETASALSWPIMAASISFAPPLIWFCMRNRSQEPVEPRNGVVNPEDTVHLVVPSSTRQSA; this is encoded by the coding sequence ATGAACACCCCATGGGACGGCAGTTTTGAGGACTGCCCCAAGGGTCGCATCACAGGGGACGCAGTTGAAACCATCGACAACCGGGTGAAATTCCGACGGTTGGATGGACGGAAGCGTTCCTGGCTGTTGACGATCCTCATCGGGTTGATCAACGCCGGCATGGATGCGGTCTTTGTCTGGTGGCTCTTCTTCATGGAGCACGACACGACCGGCCTGATCGACGAGGACACCGTCCTCAACGGGTGGCACGATGCCAGCTTCTCGCTGGCGGTGATCATCGAGTGCATCAGGCTCATCAACATCGTCAGTATGACGGTGAGCACCATCCTGGCCCGCGTGCCCCTGTTGCTCCGTCCGGAGGCAGGGCTGCGGGCCGCGCTGTTCATCACGTTCGTCCCGAGCAGTGAGGACATCGGTATCCTGGAGCGCACGCTCCGGGCCGCCAAGTGCGTCCGCCACCGCACCAAGGTCGACAAGAACGGCGTTGTGCGGGGTGTCTTCGACATCTACGTGCTCGACGAGCAGAACGACCCGACCGCGCCCTACGCCGTGCAGGAGCTGATCGCACGGCTGAACCGCGAACTCCCCGGCAACCGGATCATCTACTTCTCCCGCAAGGGAATCGAGAAGTACAACCAGAAGAAGGGACCGTTCGAGGCCAAGACGAAGTTCGGCAACATCAACGCCTGCTTCCACTGGGTCAACGAGACCGTGGCCGAGAAGTACGACGTCCTGATGGGCGTCGATCCCGACCACGCTCCGGTGATGTCGTTCGGCGAGCGCATGCTCGGCTACTTCCGCGACAGCGGCGTGGTCTGCGTGGTGGGTCCCCAGACCTACTACAACGCCACGCACAACTACATCGCGGCGCTCTCGGAGAGCCAGCAGTTCGTCTTCCACAGCCTCATGCAGCCTGCGGCCAACGCCCACGGCGCCGCCATGATGGTGGGGACGAGCTACGCTATCCGCTGGGCCATCCTCGAGAGGATCGGGGGCATCCAAGCCTCGATCACCGAGGACGCCGCCACGACGTTCGCGCTGTTGTCCACGCCCGACCCGTTGACGGGCAAGCGTGGCAACATCTACTACACGCCGGACGTCCTGGCGCACGGAGACGGCCCCGACACCTGGGGCGCGTACTTCAGCCAGCAGAACCGCTGGTCCCGCGGCGTGTTCGAGCTCCTGATCGGCCCCTTCTGGGCGTCGCTCTGGGGGCTCATCCGCAAGCCGTGGCGGCTGGTGCACTACTTCATGCTCATGAGCTTCTACCCGGCCATGAGCATCATCTGGATCGTGGGCGCCATCAACATGACGATCTACGTCATCAGCGGGGCGAGCAGTGTTATCGTCGACCCGCTGGCCTGGCTCGTGTTCTACGGCTGGGCGGCCTGCAGCCAGATCGTGACCTACACGCGGTCGCGCAAGCACAACGTCAGCCCCTACGAGGAGGAGGGGTCGTGGGGAATCGGTGGGATGCTCATGAGCGTCCTGGCGAGTCCCATTTACGCTAACGCGCTCCTCAAGACGATCTTCCGCCGTCCGGCGAAGTTCGTCGTCACCCCCAAGGGTGGCCAGTCAAGTGGCGACTCGCTCTTCACGTTCAGGATCAACCTGATCTGGGGCGCGATCTACGGTGGCCTCGCGGTCGCCTGCTACTTGCGTGGCTTCGAGACGGCCAGCGCGCTGTCCTGGCCGATCATGGCGGCATCCATCTCGTTCGCCCCACCCCTGATCTGGTTCTGCATGAGGAACCGGAGCCAGGAGCCGGTGGAGCCTCGAAACGGCGTCGTCAATCCGGAGGACACCGTGCATCTGGTCGTCCCGTCGTCCACCCGTCAGTCTGCGTAG